The following proteins come from a genomic window of Pseudomonas sp. J452:
- the sdhA gene encoding succinate dehydrogenase flavoprotein subunit, with translation MSSIRTLSYDAIIIGGGGAGMRAALQLAQGGHKTAVVTKVFPTRSHTVSAQGGITCAIASADPNDDWRWHMYDTVKGSDYIGDQDAIEYMCSVGPEAVFELEHMGLPFSRTEQGRIYQRPFGGQSKGPNNPTQAARTCAAADRTGHALLHTLYQANLKAGTSFLNEWYAVDLVKNQDGAIVGTIAICIETGETVYIRSKAVVLATGGAGRIYASTTNALINTGDGVGMALRAGVPVQDIEMWQFHPTGIAGAGVLVTEGCRGEGGYLINAHGERFMERYAPNAKDLAGRDVVARSMVKEVIAGNGCGPDKDHVLLKLDHLGEEVLHSRLPGICELSKTFAHVDPVVAPVPVIPTCHYMMGGVPTNIHGQAITQDANGNDKIIEGLFAVGEVACVSVHGANRLGGNSLLDLVVFGRAAGLHLEKALKEGVEVRGASETDIEQSLKRLAGVNERSTGEDVAPLRKELQQCMQNYFGVFRTGEYMQKGITQLADLRERIASVKIADKSQAFNTARIEALELQNLLEVAEATAIAADTRTESRGAHAREDYEDRDDENWLCHSLYFPGEKRVAKRAVNFAPKTVPAFEPKVRTY, from the coding sequence ATGTCTAGCATTCGTACTCTTTCCTATGACGCCATCATTATTGGTGGTGGCGGTGCCGGCATGCGTGCCGCGCTGCAACTGGCTCAGGGCGGCCACAAGACCGCTGTAGTCACCAAGGTTTTCCCGACTCGTTCGCACACCGTATCCGCCCAGGGTGGCATTACCTGCGCCATCGCTTCGGCCGATCCGAACGACGATTGGCGCTGGCACATGTACGACACCGTCAAGGGCTCCGACTACATCGGTGACCAGGACGCGATCGAGTACATGTGTTCCGTAGGCCCGGAAGCCGTGTTTGAGCTGGAGCACATGGGGCTGCCGTTCTCCCGTACCGAACAAGGCCGCATTTATCAGCGTCCGTTCGGTGGTCAGTCCAAAGGCCCGAACAACCCGACTCAGGCTGCACGTACCTGCGCCGCGGCTGACCGTACCGGTCACGCCCTGCTGCACACCCTGTACCAGGCCAACCTCAAGGCTGGCACCTCGTTCCTCAACGAGTGGTACGCGGTCGATCTGGTGAAGAACCAGGATGGCGCCATTGTCGGCACCATTGCCATCTGCATCGAAACCGGCGAAACCGTTTACATCCGCTCCAAGGCTGTGGTTCTGGCCACTGGCGGTGCGGGTCGTATCTACGCCTCTACTACCAACGCCCTGATCAACACCGGTGACGGCGTGGGCATGGCCCTGCGTGCCGGCGTGCCGGTGCAGGACATCGAGATGTGGCAGTTCCACCCGACCGGTATCGCCGGCGCTGGTGTACTGGTTACTGAAGGCTGCCGTGGCGAGGGTGGTTACCTGATCAACGCCCATGGCGAGCGTTTCATGGAGCGTTATGCGCCGAACGCCAAAGACCTGGCCGGCCGCGACGTGGTTGCACGTTCCATGGTCAAGGAAGTCATCGCCGGCAACGGCTGTGGCCCGGACAAGGATCACGTGCTGCTGAAGCTCGATCACCTCGGCGAAGAAGTGCTGCACAGCCGCCTGCCAGGTATCTGTGAGCTGTCGAAGACTTTCGCTCACGTCGATCCGGTCGTCGCTCCGGTTCCGGTGATTCCGACCTGCCACTACATGATGGGCGGCGTGCCGACCAACATTCATGGTCAGGCCATCACCCAAGATGCCAACGGCAACGACAAAATCATCGAAGGCCTGTTCGCCGTAGGCGAAGTGGCGTGCGTGTCGGTACACGGTGCTAACCGTCTGGGCGGCAACTCGCTGCTCGACCTGGTGGTATTTGGCCGTGCCGCTGGTCTGCACCTGGAAAAAGCGCTGAAAGAAGGCGTGGAAGTCCGCGGTGCCAGCGAAACCGACATCGAACAGTCGCTCAAGCGTCTGGCTGGCGTCAACGAGCGCAGCACCGGCGAAGATGTCGCACCGCTGCGTAAAGAACTGCAGCAGTGCATGCAAAACTACTTCGGTGTATTCCGCACCGGCGAGTACATGCAAAAGGGTATTACCCAACTGGCCGACCTGCGTGAGCGGATCGCGAGCGTCAAGATCGCGGACAAGAGCCAGGCCTTCAACACTGCGCGTATCGAAGCACTGGAACTGCAAAACCTGCTGGAAGTGGCCGAAGCCACTGCCATCGCCGCCGATACCCGTACCGAGTCCCGTGGCGCGCATGCCCGCGAAGACTACGAGGATCGCGATGATGAGAACTGGCTGTGCCACTCCCTGTACTTCCCGGGTGAGAAACGTGTCGCCAAGCGCGCTGTGAACTTCGCGCCGAAGACCGTTCCTGCTTTTGAACCCAAAGTACGTACTTATTAA
- a CDS encoding succinate dehydrogenase iron-sulfur subunit — MSLGKTLQVSVYRYNPEKDAAPFMQDFTVDIDGKDLMVLDVLALIKEQDEGFSYRRSCREGVCGSDGMNISGKNGLACVTPISSVVKGNKLVIRPLPGLPVIRDLVVDMSIFYKQYEKVQPFLQNDTPAPAIERLQSPEEREKLDGLYECILCACCSTSCPSFWWNPDKFLGPAALLQAYRFLADSRDTKTAERLASLDDPFSVFRCRGIMNCVNVCPKGLNPTKAIGHVRNMLLQSGT; from the coding sequence ATGTCTCTTGGTAAAACTTTGCAAGTCAGCGTTTATCGCTACAACCCGGAAAAAGATGCCGCGCCGTTCATGCAGGACTTCACCGTCGATATCGACGGCAAGGACCTGATGGTGCTCGACGTACTGGCCCTGATCAAGGAACAGGACGAAGGCTTCTCCTACCGTCGCTCCTGCCGTGAAGGCGTGTGCGGTTCCGACGGCATGAACATCAGCGGCAAGAACGGCCTGGCCTGCGTCACGCCGATCTCCTCCGTGGTCAAGGGCAACAAGCTGGTGATTCGCCCGCTGCCTGGCCTGCCGGTCATTCGTGACCTGGTGGTCGATATGAGCATCTTCTACAAGCAATACGAGAAGGTGCAGCCTTTCCTGCAGAACGACACGCCGGCTCCGGCCATCGAGCGTCTGCAGTCGCCGGAAGAGCGCGAGAAGCTGGACGGTCTGTACGAGTGCATCCTGTGCGCGTGCTGCTCCACCAGCTGCCCGTCCTTCTGGTGGAACCCGGACAAGTTCCTCGGTCCCGCTGCACTGCTGCAGGCTTATCGTTTCCTTGCCGACAGCCGTGACACCAAGACCGCAGAGCGTCTGGCCTCGCTGGACGATCCGTTCAGCGTGTTCCGTTGCCGCGGCATCATGAACTGCGTGAACGTTTGCCCGAAAGGTCTCAATCCGACCAAGGCAATCGGCCACGTACGCAACATGCTGCTGCAGAGCGGTACCTGA
- the sdhD gene encoding succinate dehydrogenase, hydrophobic membrane anchor protein: MVTNVTNFSRSGLYDWMAQRVSAVVLAAYFLFLIGFLVVNPGLGYAEWHGLFAHTAMRIFSLLALVALGVHAWVGMWTISTDYLTPMALGKWATVVRFLFQAFCGIAMFAFFVWGVQILWGV; the protein is encoded by the coding sequence ATGGTAACCAACGTAACGAACTTCTCTCGCTCGGGCCTCTACGACTGGATGGCCCAGCGCGTGTCTGCGGTTGTTCTCGCGGCTTATTTCCTCTTCCTGATCGGCTTCCTCGTGGTGAATCCGGGCCTCGGCTACGCCGAATGGCACGGTCTGTTCGCTCACACGGCGATGCGCATCTTCAGTCTGCTGGCCCTGGTGGCCCTGGGCGTACACGCCTGGGTCGGCATGTGGACCATCTCCACTGACTACCTGACGCCAATGGCGCTGGGCAAGTGGGCGACTGTCGTGCGTTTCCTGTTCCAGGCGTTCTGCGGCATTGCCATGTTCGCGTTCTTCGTCTGGGGCGTACAGATTCTCTGGGGTGTCTGA